In Uranotaenia lowii strain MFRU-FL chromosome 2, ASM2978415v1, whole genome shotgun sequence, one genomic interval encodes:
- the LOC129742351 gene encoding uncharacterized protein LOC129742351: MRGHQITSIRYESETTTDPKATCESLGDAFQKVSSESAYSERFLNHKRQVESNALLIPADSGQHNQKFSRYELDEALEGLKGSSPGPDNIHYAMLSHLPLDGKTVLCMGKVFERMINNRLVHLLETKNLLYNRQYAFRKGRSTTDHLCTLEKIIRDTFNKNKIAQVAFLDISKAYDTTWRRLCLEQLVSNNIGGKMVHYLQEMLRSKNFQVSINGNTSSLKPMETGLCQGSVLSVTMFLLAINTLTSYLPSTVECLIYADDVILIATGENAEQTEGKLQIAFDHLGSWETETGYKISAEKSATVIYRTPRKRKPTTPSKLTLNGASVPRKNQHKCLGVILDQHLKYRAHAEEVKAACQQRVLFIRSIAARTWGGDRNTLLKLYRATLLEKLVYAAPILSAMEDKVHQSLETVHNAGLRAIVGAFRTSPVVSLQAETGIPSLKTLINQRTVVYTSRCLAVDRIEENSEDHNINHLSSDSNSDISSDERWGERSRIQPNSYIDRGSNLIAELELQLPRTTVFKFPECPPWKRLKLNVDKSLHHELSQGSTSNDLRHIFNELRQTKYRIHKAIYTDGSKKDSKCGYGKVCDDFVFQKRMNNISSIFAAESEAIKQALTWIVDQRESRAYLICTDSMSVVTNLEKCKLNSRWKDSVQILFNQIVEMGSEIVICWVPSHIGIPGNERADIEAKKALELPEDENQIIYIKQGNTENHQGTVH, translated from the exons ATGAGGGGCCATCAAATTACCTCGATCCGCTATGAAAGTGAAACGACTACAGACCCTAAAGCCACATGCGAGTCCCTGGGAGACGCTTTTCAAAAAGTATCCAGTGAAAGTGCGTACAGTGAACGTTTCCTCAATCACAAACGACAGGTCGAATCCAATGCATTGCTAATTCCGGCAGATTCAGGCCAGCACAACCAAAAGTTTAGCAGATATGAACTAGACGAAGCTCTGGAGGGACTAAAAGGCTCCTCACCAGGACCTGACAACATCCACTACGCGATGCTTTCGCACCTCCCTCTAGATGGGAAAACTGTTCT CTGCATGGGAAAGGTCTTCGAAAGGATGATCAACAATCGCTTGGTTCATCTTCTAGAAACGAAAAATCTGCTATACAATCGTCAGTACGCTTTCCGGAAAGGACGAAGCACAACAGATCACCTTTGTACCCTCGAAAAGATTATTCGTGAcacttttaacaaaaataaaatagctcAAGTAGCATTCCTGGATATCAGCAAAGCCTACGATACTACCTGGCGCAGGCTTTGCCTAGAGCAGTTGGTGAGTAACAATATCGGTGGAAAAATGGTGCACTACCTTCAAGAAATGCTACGAAGCAAGAATTTCCAAGTATCGATAAACGGAAATACGTCGAGTCTCAAGCCAATGGAAACCGGCCTTTGCCAAGGTTCGGTGTTAAGCGTGACAATGTTTTTACTGGCTATAAATACCCTTACTAGTTATCTACCCTCAACCGTTGAATGCCTGATATACGCTGACGACGTAATCTTGATCGCAACTGGCGAAAACGCAGAGCAAACAGAAGGAAAGCTTCAGATAGCTTTTGACCATTTAGGGTCCTGGGAAACTGAAACCGGATATAAAATATCAGCTGAAAAAAGTGCAACTGTCATCTACCGCACACCACGTAAAAGAAAACCGACAACTCCGAGCAAGTTAACGCTCAATGGGGCGAGTGTGCCTCGCAAAAACCAACACAAATGCTTAGGCGTTATCCTCGATCAACACCTGAAATATCGTGCCCACGCTGAAGAAGTGAAAGCAGCCTGCCAGCAAAGAGTCCTTTTTATCCGAAGCATAGCTGCTAGGACTTGGGGTGGAGACAGAAACACCCTGTTAAAACTATATCGTGCCACTCTACTTGAAAAACTTGTTTACGCAGCACCGATTTTATCAGCCATGGAAGATAAAGTTCATCAGTCGTTGGAAACAGTCCACAACGCAGGACTTCGAGCAATCGTAGGAGCCTTCAGAACAAGTCCAGTGGTTAGTCTACAGGCCGAAACCGGAATCCCCAGTTTGAAAACACTGATTAATCAGCGAACCGTGGTTTATACTTCCCGATGTCTAGCTGTTGATCGTATCGAGGAAAACTCTGAAGATCATAACATAAACCATCTCAGCAGTGACAGCAACAGCGACATAAGTTCCGACGAAAGGTGGGGAGAACGATCCAGAATCCAACCTAACAGCTACATCGATAGAGGATCAAATTTGATAGCCGAATTAGAACTACAGCTGCCAAGAACAACAGTCTTCAAATTTCCAGAATGCCCTCCGTGGAAACGGCTTAAACTCAACGTGGACAAAAGCCTTCATCACGAACTTTCCCAAGGCTCAACATCGAACGATCTAAGACACATTTTCAACGAATTACGGCAAACAAAATACCGTATTCACAAAGCAATCTATACAGATGGATCGAAAAAGGACTCGAAATGCGGCTATGGAAAAGTGTGTGATGATTTCGTATTCCAAAAGCGTATGAATAACATAAGCAGTATTTTCGCAGCAGAAAGCGAAGCAATCAAACAAGCACTGACTTGGATAGTCGATCAGCGGGAATCTCGGGCATATCTTATATGTACCGACTCCATGAGCGTTGTAACAAACctcgaaaaatgcaaattaaactCCAGATGGAAGGACTCTGTACAAATCCTGTTTAATCAGATCGTCGAGATGGGATCAGAAATAGTTATTTGCTGGGTCCCCAGTCATATCGGGATTCCGGGAAATGAGAGAGCAGACATTGAAGCAAAAAAGGCTTTGGAACTGCCAGAAGATGAAAACCAGATTATATACATCAAGCAAGGAAATACGGAAAATCATCAAGGCACAGTTCATTAA